The Streptomyces sp. NBC_01775 genome includes a region encoding these proteins:
- a CDS encoding gluconokinase: MGVSGSGKSTVGELLAPRLGVPFADADSFHPRRNIEKMSAGTPLTDEDRAPWLASMADWLAQHTESGAVLVCSALKRRYRDRLRQASSRLFFLHLDGSYELIAGRLGKREGHFMPAGLLRSQFEALERLEADEAGAVVPVDGTVDQTTARARALAGGAPRG, encoded by the coding sequence ATGGGGGTCTCCGGCTCCGGAAAGAGCACTGTGGGCGAGCTGCTGGCGCCCCGGTTGGGCGTGCCGTTCGCGGACGCCGACTCCTTCCACCCGCGAAGGAACATCGAGAAGATGTCGGCGGGCACCCCGCTGACCGACGAGGACCGCGCCCCCTGGCTGGCGTCGATGGCCGACTGGCTGGCCCAGCACACGGAAAGCGGCGCCGTCCTGGTGTGCTCGGCCCTCAAGCGCCGCTACCGCGACCGCCTGCGGCAGGCTTCCTCACGGCTGTTCTTCCTCCACCTGGACGGCTCCTACGAGTTGATCGCCGGCCGGCTGGGGAAGCGCGAGGGGCACTTCATGCCGGCCGGCTTGCTGCGGTCCCAGTTCGAGGCGCTGGAGCGGCTGGAGGCGGACGAGGCGGGTGCGGTGGTGCCGGTCGACGGCACCGTGGACCAGACGACGGCCCGAGCGCGGGCCCTGGCGGGCGGCGCCCCTCGCGGATAG
- a CDS encoding DUF202 domain-containing protein, which yields MTHRHGEPEPGNPVRDPGAQPERTWFAWRRTTLAFAVAAALAARSALRDGTTVAVLAACLGALAWLAMLMTAHRRIGALSSARPAAMGARELGGVLLPVLVLIVVGVMTL from the coding sequence GTGACCCACCGGCACGGGGAGCCGGAACCCGGCAATCCGGTCCGGGACCCGGGCGCCCAGCCGGAGCGGACATGGTTCGCCTGGCGGCGCACCACGCTTGCCTTCGCGGTCGCCGCCGCGCTGGCGGCCCGCTCGGCGCTGCGGGACGGTACGACCGTCGCCGTCCTGGCCGCCTGCCTCGGAGCGCTGGCCTGGCTGGCCATGCTCATGACCGCACACCGCCGCATCGGCGCCCTCTCCAGCGCGCGTCCCGCGGCCATGGGGGCGCGGGAGCTGGGCGGCGTGCTGCTGCCGGTCCTGGTGCTGATCGTCGTAGGAGTGATGACGCTGTGA
- a CDS encoding YidH family protein yields MFTRLTETLGLWFAPQRIREEGSTPDYRFSLANERTFLAWIRTALALVAGGIAVDQFLTDLRWGVRTTIAIVLLAGAVLCALRAVNHWVRCERAMRRGEDLPASRFPVLLALGTAGAALLVVVVVSMGWAGL; encoded by the coding sequence ATGTTCACCCGGCTCACCGAGACCCTGGGGCTGTGGTTCGCCCCCCAGCGGATCAGGGAGGAGGGCAGCACGCCCGACTACCGCTTCTCGCTGGCGAACGAGCGGACCTTCCTCGCCTGGATAAGGACCGCGCTGGCGCTGGTCGCGGGCGGCATCGCGGTGGACCAGTTCCTCACGGACCTGCGCTGGGGCGTGCGCACCACCATCGCGATCGTGCTGCTGGCCGGGGCCGTGTTGTGCGCGCTCCGCGCCGTGAACCACTGGGTGCGCTGCGAGCGCGCCATGCGCCGGGGCGAGGACCTGCCCGCCTCCCGCTTCCCCGTGCTGCTGGCACTGGGCACGGCCGGGGCCGCGCTGCTGGTGGTCGTCGTCGTGTCGATGGGCTGGGCCGGCCTGTGA
- a CDS encoding NUDIX domain-containing protein: MTDQERQTDQERQPPRSADELLDIVDEQDRVVGQRLRGEVYERRLRHRSTSIRVRDGEGRIFVHRRTPTKLIFPSMYDVVVGGVVGAGEDYDTAALREAEEELGVSGLPMPERRLKFLFETPDYSWFLQVYEVVCTLPVQPQAEEVTWWDFLPEEELERRLPGWDVVPDGLECHRRLNTR; the protein is encoded by the coding sequence ATGACGGATCAGGAACGGCAGACGGATCAGGAGCGGCAGCCGCCGCGTTCGGCCGACGAACTGCTGGACATCGTGGACGAGCAGGACCGGGTCGTCGGACAGCGGCTGCGCGGAGAGGTGTACGAGAGGCGGCTGCGGCACCGCAGCACCTCCATCCGCGTACGGGACGGCGAGGGACGGATCTTCGTCCACCGCCGCACCCCCACAAAGCTGATCTTCCCCTCGATGTACGACGTGGTGGTCGGCGGCGTCGTCGGCGCCGGGGAGGACTACGACACGGCAGCACTGCGGGAGGCCGAGGAAGAGCTGGGGGTCAGCGGGCTGCCCATGCCGGAGCGGCGGCTGAAGTTCCTCTTCGAGACGCCCGATTACTCCTGGTTTCTCCAGGTGTACGAGGTCGTGTGCACGCTGCCCGTCCAGCCGCAGGCGGAGGAGGTCACCTGGTGGGACTTCCTGCCCGAGGAGGAGCTGGAGCGCAGGCTGCCCGGCTGGGACGTGGTCCCCGACGGCCTGGAGTGTCACCGCCGGCTCAACACCCGCTGA
- a CDS encoding FAD-binding dehydrogenase → MAYDADVIVIGAGLAGLAATAELAEAGRRVILLDQEPEQSLGGQAHWSFGGLFFVDSPEQRRMRVKDSRELAWQDWQGTAAFDRPEDHWPRRWAEAYVDFASGEKRAWLRSQGVKFFPVVGWAERGGYEASGHGNSVPRFHITWGTGPGLVEPFERRVRAGVARGLVELRFRHRVTGLSRTGGAVDTVSGEVLAASDARRGTASSREAVDSFELRAQAVIVTSGGIGGNHELVRANWPERLGTPPEKLLSGVPAHVDGLMLGIAESAGGRLINRDRMWHYTEGIENWNPIWARHGIRILPGPSSLWLDATGKRLPVPLFPGFDTLGTLDHIMHTGHGYTWFLLNQKIIEKEFTLSGSEQNPDLTGRSVREVLGRARGGAPGPVRAFMEHGADFLIERDLATLARRMNELTGDKLIDADALRGEVAARDREIRNPFSKDSQVTAIHGARRYLGDRLIRVASPHRLLDPAAGPLVAVRLNILTRKTLGGLETDLSSRVLTEGGAPMEGVYAAGEAAGFGGGGVHGYRSLEGTFLGGCLFSGRTAGRAASRAVG, encoded by the coding sequence ATGGCGTACGACGCCGATGTGATCGTGATCGGAGCCGGGCTCGCCGGCCTGGCCGCCACGGCCGAACTGGCCGAGGCAGGACGCCGGGTGATCCTCCTCGACCAGGAGCCCGAGCAATCCCTCGGCGGCCAGGCGCACTGGTCCTTCGGCGGGCTCTTCTTCGTCGACTCGCCCGAACAGCGCCGGATGCGCGTCAAGGACAGCCGTGAACTCGCCTGGCAGGACTGGCAGGGCACTGCCGCCTTCGACCGTCCCGAGGACCACTGGCCGCGCCGCTGGGCCGAGGCCTACGTCGACTTCGCCTCCGGCGAGAAGCGCGCCTGGCTGCGCTCGCAGGGCGTGAAGTTCTTCCCCGTCGTGGGCTGGGCCGAGCGCGGCGGCTACGAGGCGTCCGGGCACGGCAACTCCGTGCCGCGCTTCCACATCACCTGGGGCACCGGGCCCGGGCTGGTCGAGCCCTTCGAGCGACGGGTGCGAGCGGGCGTCGCGCGCGGCCTGGTCGAGCTGCGGTTCCGGCACCGCGTCACCGGGCTGTCCCGTACGGGCGGCGCCGTCGACACCGTCAGCGGCGAGGTGCTGGCCGCCAGCGACGCGCGGCGCGGCACGGCCAGCAGCCGGGAGGCGGTCGACTCCTTCGAACTGCGCGCCCAGGCCGTGATCGTCACCTCCGGCGGCATCGGCGGCAACCACGAACTGGTGCGCGCCAACTGGCCCGAGCGGCTGGGTACTCCGCCCGAGAAGCTGCTCTCGGGCGTGCCGGCGCACGTGGACGGGCTGATGCTCGGCATCGCCGAGAGCGCGGGCGGACGCCTCATCAACCGCGACCGCATGTGGCACTACACCGAGGGCATCGAGAACTGGAATCCGATCTGGGCGCGGCACGGCATCCGCATCCTGCCGGGACCCTCCTCGCTCTGGCTCGACGCCACGGGCAAGCGGCTGCCCGTGCCGCTCTTCCCCGGGTTCGACACCCTGGGCACGCTCGACCACATCATGCACACGGGACACGGCTACACCTGGTTCCTGCTCAACCAGAAGATCATCGAGAAGGAGTTCACCCTCTCCGGCTCCGAGCAGAACCCGGACCTGACGGGCCGCTCGGTGCGCGAGGTGCTCGGCCGGGCGCGCGGCGGGGCCCCCGGCCCGGTGCGGGCCTTCATGGAGCACGGCGCGGACTTCCTGATCGAGCGAGATCTGGCCACTTTGGCGCGGCGGATGAACGAGCTGACGGGGGACAAGCTGATCGACGCGGACGCGCTGCGGGGTGAAGTGGCCGCGCGGGACCGGGAGATCCGCAACCCCTTCAGCAAGGACTCCCAGGTGACGGCGATCCACGGGGCTCGCCGCTATCTCGGCGACCGGCTGATCCGCGTCGCCTCCCCGCACCGCCTCCTCGACCCCGCGGCGGGCCCGCTGGTGGCCGTGCGGCTCAACATCCTTACGCGCAAGACGCTGGGCGGGCTGGAGACGGACCTGTCGTCGCGCGTGCTGACAGAGGGCGGCGCTCCAATGGAGGGCGTCTACGCGGCGGGGGAGGCGGCCGGGTTCGGCGGCGGCGGCGTCCACGGCTACCGCTCCCTGGAGGGCACCTTCCTCGGCGGCTGCCTCTTCTCCGGGCGGACAGCAGGCCGCGCGGCGTCCCGCGCGGTCGGCTGA
- a CDS encoding M4 family metallopeptidase, with the protein MVTVGMQSGTASAGPDASKLGKPDAGELPVKLSAPQRAGLLKTASDTRAETAQALKLGAKEQLKPRDVVKNADGSVHTRYERTYDGLPVLGGDMVVHETKSGKIEGVDKATKARIQVATTKAAEKAPALKKEAAEPRKVVWAAQGKPVLAWETVAGGKQKDGTPNELHTITDANSGKKLFSYQGVHNGTGNSQYSGKVTLGTSGSAGSYSMNDTGRGGHKTYNLNRGTSGTGTLFTDADDVWGDGTPSNAQTAGVDAHYGAALTWDYYKNVHGRSGIRGDGVGAYSRVHYSSNYVNAFWQDSCFCMTYGDGDGNQKPLTSIDVAAHEMTHGVTAATAKLVYSGESGGLNEGTSDIFAAAVEFNANNPNDVGDYLVGEKIDIRGNGTPLRYMDKPSKDGQSKDSWYSGIGGVDVHYSSGVANHFFYLLSEGSGAKEINGVKYDSPTYDNLPVTGIGIKDAEKIWFKALSEKMTSNTNYAGARTTTLSAAADLFGQSSAQYTAVANAWAAVNVGSRPGGPGPGDGYENTDAYDIPDPGTVESPISVTRDGNAPSTLKVDVDITHPYRGDLRIDLIAPDGSAYRVKNTSTTDSADDVKATYTVNASSEKATGAWKLRVADIYRTDAGTLNSWKLTF; encoded by the coding sequence ATGGTCACGGTGGGCATGCAGAGCGGCACCGCCTCGGCGGGGCCGGATGCGAGCAAGCTCGGCAAGCCGGACGCCGGAGAGCTTCCCGTGAAGCTCTCCGCACCGCAGCGGGCCGGTCTGCTGAAGACGGCGAGCGACACGAGGGCCGAGACCGCGCAGGCGCTGAAGCTCGGTGCGAAGGAGCAGCTCAAGCCGCGTGATGTCGTGAAGAACGCGGACGGCTCCGTGCACACCCGCTACGAGCGGACCTACGACGGGCTGCCCGTGCTGGGCGGCGACATGGTCGTTCACGAGACCAAGAGCGGCAAGATCGAGGGCGTCGACAAGGCGACGAAGGCCAGGATCCAGGTCGCCACGACCAAGGCGGCCGAGAAGGCGCCGGCCCTGAAGAAGGAGGCGGCCGAGCCCCGCAAGGTCGTCTGGGCGGCGCAGGGAAAGCCCGTGCTGGCCTGGGAGACCGTCGCCGGCGGCAAACAGAAGGACGGCACGCCCAACGAGCTGCACACGATCACCGACGCGAACAGCGGCAAGAAGCTGTTCTCGTACCAGGGCGTGCACAACGGCACCGGCAACAGCCAGTACAGCGGCAAGGTCACCCTCGGTACCTCGGGCTCCGCCGGGTCGTACAGCATGAACGACACCGGGCGCGGCGGGCACAAGACGTACAACCTCAACCGCGGCACCTCCGGCACCGGGACGCTGTTCACCGACGCCGACGACGTCTGGGGCGACGGGACTCCCTCCAACGCTCAGACCGCGGGCGTCGACGCGCACTACGGGGCGGCCCTCACCTGGGACTACTACAAGAACGTGCACGGCCGTTCGGGCATACGCGGCGACGGCGTCGGCGCGTACTCGCGGGTGCACTACAGCAGCAACTACGTCAACGCCTTCTGGCAGGACTCCTGCTTCTGCATGACCTACGGCGACGGCGACGGCAATCAAAAGCCGCTGACCTCCATCGACGTGGCCGCGCACGAGATGACGCACGGGGTCACGGCCGCCACGGCCAAGCTGGTCTACAGCGGCGAGTCCGGCGGCCTGAACGAGGGCACCTCGGACATCTTCGCCGCGGCCGTCGAGTTCAACGCCAACAACCCCAACGACGTGGGGGACTATCTCGTCGGCGAGAAGATCGACATCCGGGGCAACGGCACCCCGCTGCGCTACATGGACAAGCCCAGCAAGGACGGCCAGTCCAAGGACAGCTGGTACTCGGGCATCGGCGGCGTCGACGTGCACTACTCGTCGGGTGTCGCGAACCACTTCTTCTACCTGCTCAGCGAGGGCAGCGGGGCCAAGGAGATCAACGGCGTCAAGTACGACTCGCCGACCTACGACAACCTCCCGGTCACCGGCATCGGCATCAAGGACGCCGAGAAGATCTGGTTCAAGGCGCTCAGCGAGAAGATGACCTCGAACACCAACTACGCGGGGGCGCGCACCACCACGCTCTCCGCCGCCGCCGACCTCTTCGGGCAGAGCAGCGCGCAGTACACCGCCGTCGCCAACGCCTGGGCGGCCGTCAACGTCGGCTCCCGCCCCGGTGGGCCCGGCCCCGGTGACGGGTACGAGAACACCGACGCCTACGACATCCCCGATCCGGGCACCGTCGAGTCCCCGATCAGCGTCACCCGGGACGGCAACGCGCCCAGCACCCTCAAGGTGGACGTCGACATCACCCACCCCTACCGGGGTGACCTGCGCATCGATCTGATCGCGCCCGACGGCTCCGCCTACCGGGTGAAGAACACCAGCACCACCGACTCGGCCGACGACGTGAAGGCCACCTACACCGTCAACGCCTCCTCGGAGAAGGCGACGGGCGCCTGGAAGCTCCGCGTCGCCGACATCTACCGCACCGACGCCGGCACACTCAACTCCTGGAAGCTCACCTTCTGA
- a CDS encoding universal stress protein: MNASGGTHRPRPDEHGCRANSRTGRGRLVVGVSGSLTSLAGLRQAAEEARRTGDTLLAVIAWEPPEGEHAYLRRPDRAWARHWQREAHARLERAFEEAFGGAPPGADVHKRVVRDTPWRALSEAADRPGDRLVLGVRHTGRGRGTVGRTVRRVLAHARCPVLTVPAPAVPKGIRGALRRVTAADFCTAGLAA, translated from the coding sequence GTGAACGCATCAGGAGGCACCCACAGGCCAAGACCGGACGAGCACGGCTGCCGCGCCAACTCCCGTACGGGGCGAGGCCGTCTGGTCGTCGGAGTGAGCGGCTCGCTGACGAGCCTGGCCGGGCTGCGCCAAGCCGCCGAGGAGGCCCGCCGCACCGGCGACACCCTGCTGGCCGTCATCGCCTGGGAGCCGCCCGAGGGGGAGCACGCCTATCTGCGCCGACCCGACAGGGCCTGGGCACGGCACTGGCAGCGGGAGGCGCACGCCCGGCTCGAGCGCGCCTTCGAGGAGGCATTCGGCGGCGCGCCGCCCGGGGCCGACGTGCACAAGCGCGTCGTACGGGACACGCCGTGGCGGGCGCTGAGCGAGGCGGCCGACCGGCCCGGCGACCGGCTGGTGCTGGGCGTCCGCCACACCGGAAGGGGCCGTGGAACCGTCGGCCGGACGGTCCGCCGCGTACTGGCCCACGCCCGCTGCCCCGTCCTCACCGTCCCCGCGCCAGCCGTGCCCAAAGGCATCCGGGGCGCCCTGCGCCGGGTGACGGCAGCGGACTTCTGCACGGCCGGTCTCGCGGCCTGA
- a CDS encoding sulfotransferase family protein — MGVRTLTFVVGTGRSGSTALSRVLREHPGVLSLNELGATAMGSTTLGEEPLSGREFWARVTEPNRVFDSMIRSGAALPEFLYNRSPGRYSAETTGIPALSLMALPHLTDDPDALLDALEPRVTGWPVRPGPRHWEALFDTLAEHGGSARAAVERSGYSTGSVPPLRRAFPNARFVHLFRDGPDCALSMSRHPGYRFITQLLEMAELAGVASPSELTPERVAALPPHLSALLADRFDPALVLERPMPVTRFGTLWSRLVAEGAENLRELPEEARTTLSYERLLDAPYDELTRLARFLDVEPLPRWLDTGAAMLDGSRRGAALGLPSRELAALRESCAPGMRALGLGAVG; from the coding sequence ATGGGTGTTCGGACGCTGACCTTCGTCGTGGGCACGGGCCGCAGCGGCTCCACGGCACTCTCCCGCGTCCTGCGCGAGCACCCCGGCGTGCTGAGCCTCAACGAGCTGGGCGCCACCGCCATGGGGTCCACGACGCTGGGTGAGGAGCCGCTGTCGGGGCGGGAGTTCTGGGCGCGGGTGACCGAGCCCAACCGGGTCTTCGACAGCATGATCCGCAGCGGCGCGGCACTGCCCGAGTTCCTCTACAACCGCTCCCCCGGGCGTTATTCGGCGGAGACGACCGGCATCCCCGCGCTCAGCCTCATGGCGCTGCCCCACCTCACCGACGACCCGGACGCGCTGCTGGACGCGCTGGAGCCGCGGGTCACGGGCTGGCCCGTACGCCCGGGACCGCGGCACTGGGAGGCGCTGTTCGACACGCTGGCCGAGCATGGGGGCAGCGCGCGGGCGGCCGTCGAGCGCTCGGGGTATTCGACGGGCAGTGTTCCGCCGCTGCGCCGTGCCTTCCCGAACGCGCGCTTCGTCCATCTCTTCCGCGACGGACCCGACTGCGCGCTGTCCATGAGCCGCCACCCCGGATACCGCTTCATCACCCAGCTGCTGGAGATGGCCGAACTCGCCGGTGTGGCCTCGCCGTCCGAGCTGACGCCCGAGCGGGTGGCGGCGCTGCCGCCGCACCTGTCGGCGCTGCTGGCGGACCGCTTCGATCCGGCGCTGGTCCTGGAGCGGCCCATGCCGGTGACACGCTTCGGCACGCTGTGGTCGCGGCTGGTGGCCGAGGGCGCCGAGAACCTGCGCGAGCTGCCGGAGGAGGCGCGTACGACGCTGTCCTACGAACGGCTGCTGGACGCGCCGTACGACGAACTCACCCGACTCGCCCGTTTCTTGGACGTGGAACCCCTGCCGCGCTGGCTGGATACGGGCGCCGCGATGCTGGACGGCTCCCGGCGCGGCGCGGCACTGGGACTCCCGTCCCGGGAGCTGGCCGCGCTGCGCGAGAGCTGCGCCCCGGGCATGCGGGCCCTGGGGCTGGGGGCCGTGGGCTGA
- a CDS encoding mycothiol-dependent nitroreductase Rv2466c family protein, which yields MTVVDFWFDPSCPYTWLTSRWIREVERVREVEVRWRVMSLSVLNEHLDEDPEGDTEGYLWMPVRVCAAVAEEHGQRALGDFFTAFGTRVHTRSDWDWGRVLPEALAEAGLPAGLADAAGSERYDAAVRASHAEGIGLVGTEVGTPVLAVSGQGGERTAFFGPCVSPTPCGETAGRLWDGALLMAGVEQFYEFRRAASPLDFRECEAAGRRG from the coding sequence ATGACGGTCGTGGACTTCTGGTTCGATCCCTCCTGCCCGTACACGTGGCTCACCTCGCGCTGGATCCGCGAGGTGGAGCGGGTGCGGGAGGTGGAGGTGCGCTGGCGCGTGATGAGCCTCTCGGTGCTGAACGAGCACCTCGACGAGGACCCCGAGGGCGACACCGAGGGCTATCTGTGGATGCCGGTGCGGGTGTGCGCCGCCGTGGCCGAGGAACACGGACAGCGGGCGCTCGGCGACTTCTTCACCGCGTTCGGCACCCGGGTGCACACCCGGAGCGACTGGGACTGGGGCAGGGTGCTGCCCGAGGCCCTGGCGGAGGCCGGCCTCCCCGCGGGGCTCGCGGACGCGGCGGGCTCGGAGCGGTACGACGCGGCGGTGCGCGCCTCGCACGCGGAGGGCATCGGCCTGGTCGGCACGGAGGTGGGCACGCCCGTCCTCGCGGTGAGCGGCCAAGGCGGGGAGCGCACCGCGTTCTTCGGACCGTGTGTCTCGCCCACCCCCTGCGGGGAGACTGCGGGCAGGCTGTGGGACGGGGCGCTGCTGATGGCCGGGGTGGAGCAGTTCTACGAGTTCCGGCGCGCCGCTTCGCCGCTCGACTTCCGGGAGTGCGAGGCCGCGGGCCGCCGCGGGTGA
- a CDS encoding sensor histidine kinase has product MTDSADHGQHRPYRGELPHFRLDELLDELQTRLDAARTTQDRMHSLLEAVLSVGRELDLAQVLRRIVEAALALTNAEYGALGVIGDRQRLSNFLPVGIPDELAEQIGPLPSGHGILGELIRHPEPLRLTDLAAHPASHGFPANHPPMHSFLGVPVRVRDEVFGNLYLTEKRGGADFDADDEAVVTTLAVAAGVAVDNARLYAESRRREQWLEALGEITRSLLSGASSGEVLRLIAWGALEVSQSDSACVLLPDPLTDALRVDVAVGELSKEMTGLVVAYDNTLPGLAARTGESAVTPDIMNDPRTHAFPGVENAHGPAVAVPLLAQKHSPGALRLSRLKGKPPFDDTEVGLLSDFAAQAALALELAQHRSESEQLALLHDRDRIARDLHDLAIQRLFATGMTLQSAARLIDRPEAAERVGRAVDDLDETIKIIRSTIFALRSSDDGRDPSRVSLRRTMAKAVSDTAEQLGFMPALRMEGPVDTNVPPEAAEHVRAVLGEALSNIVRHAHARRVDVTLNVDDDITLSITDDGLGIGESTHSGGLDNMRSRAELLGGGLTVGGSGGGAAPQESAPHESAPHESGTNSSPGAAKGTRIVWRVPLPHEKDQEREQ; this is encoded by the coding sequence ATGACGGACTCGGCCGACCACGGGCAGCACCGCCCCTACCGGGGGGAGTTACCCCACTTCCGGCTGGACGAGCTGCTCGATGAGCTCCAGACGCGGCTTGATGCCGCGCGCACCACGCAGGACCGGATGCACAGCCTCCTGGAGGCCGTCCTCAGCGTCGGGAGGGAGCTGGATCTGGCACAGGTGCTGCGCCGCATCGTGGAGGCGGCCCTCGCCCTGACCAACGCGGAGTACGGCGCGCTGGGCGTCATCGGCGACCGGCAGCGGCTGTCGAACTTCCTGCCCGTCGGCATCCCGGACGAGCTGGCCGAACAGATCGGGCCGCTGCCCTCGGGCCACGGCATCCTGGGCGAGCTGATCCGGCACCCCGAGCCGCTGCGGCTGACGGACCTGGCCGCGCACCCGGCCAGCCACGGCTTCCCCGCCAACCACCCGCCGATGCACAGCTTCCTGGGTGTGCCGGTGCGGGTGCGCGACGAGGTCTTCGGCAATCTCTACCTGACCGAGAAGCGCGGCGGCGCCGACTTCGACGCGGACGACGAGGCCGTCGTCACCACCCTGGCCGTCGCCGCGGGCGTCGCGGTCGACAACGCGCGCCTGTACGCGGAGAGCCGCCGCCGCGAGCAGTGGCTGGAGGCGCTGGGCGAGATCACCAGGTCGCTGCTGAGCGGCGCCTCCTCCGGCGAGGTGCTGCGGCTGATCGCCTGGGGGGCGCTGGAGGTCTCCCAGTCCGACTCGGCGTGTGTGCTGCTGCCCGATCCGCTCACCGACGCGCTGCGGGTGGACGTGGCGGTCGGCGAGCTGTCGAAGGAGATGACCGGGCTGGTCGTCGCCTACGACAACACCCTTCCGGGGCTGGCCGCGCGCACCGGCGAGTCCGCGGTGACGCCGGACATCATGAACGACCCGCGCACCCACGCCTTTCCCGGCGTGGAGAACGCACACGGGCCCGCCGTCGCCGTGCCGCTGCTGGCGCAGAAGCACTCTCCCGGCGCGCTGCGGCTGAGCAGACTCAAGGGGAAGCCGCCGTTCGACGACACGGAGGTGGGCCTCCTGTCCGACTTCGCGGCCCAGGCCGCACTGGCGCTCGAACTGGCCCAGCACAGGTCGGAGTCGGAGCAGCTCGCCCTGCTCCACGACCGGGACCGCATCGCCCGCGATCTGCACGACCTGGCGATCCAGCGGCTGTTCGCGACGGGCATGACGCTCCAGAGCGCGGCGCGGCTGATCGACCGTCCCGAGGCGGCCGAGCGGGTGGGCCGCGCGGTCGACGACCTGGACGAGACGATCAAGATCATCCGCTCGACCATCTTCGCGCTGCGCTCCTCCGACGACGGCCGCGATCCCTCGCGCGTCAGCCTGCGCAGAACCATGGCCAAGGCCGTCAGCGACACCGCCGAGCAGCTGGGCTTCATGCCCGCGCTGCGTATGGAAGGCCCCGTGGACACGAACGTGCCGCCCGAGGCGGCCGAGCATGTGCGTGCGGTGCTCGGCGAGGCGCTGAGCAACATCGTGCGGCACGCACACGCGCGCCGCGTCGATGTGACGCTGAACGTCGACGACGACATCACCTTGTCGATCACCGACGACGGCCTGGGCATCGGCGAGAGCACCCACTCGGGGGGCCTGGACAACATGCGCTCCCGGGCGGAACTCCTCGGCGGCGGCCTCACCGTGGGCGGGAGCGGGGGCGGGGCTGCCCCGCAGGAGAGCGCCCCGCACGAGAGCGCCCCGCACGAGAGTGGCACCAACTCTTCGCCCGGGGCGGCCAAGGGCACCCGCATTGTGTGGCGCGTTCCCCTGCCCCACGAAAAGGACCAGGAAAGAGAGCAGTGA
- a CDS encoding response regulator transcription factor, with product MPDPDTHGDASAHHPIRVFLLDDHEVVRRGLRDLLEAEPDMDIVGEAADARQAIARAPALRPEVAVLDVRLGGSDEGGDQAGIEVCRELRARMPELVCLMLTSFDDDEALFDAIMAGAAGYVLKQIKGADLVTAIRTVASGTSLLDPRATSRVMSRIRAREHQSAPPELARLSPREREVLELIGEGLTNRQIGERLFLAEKTVKNRISSILSKLGVGRRVQAAVIAERIKEADG from the coding sequence GTGCCGGACCCCGACACCCACGGTGACGCATCCGCTCACCACCCCATCCGTGTCTTCCTGCTCGACGACCACGAGGTGGTGCGCAGAGGGCTGCGCGATCTCCTGGAGGCCGAGCCGGACATGGACATCGTGGGCGAGGCCGCCGACGCGCGCCAAGCCATCGCGAGGGCGCCCGCGCTGCGCCCCGAGGTGGCGGTGCTCGATGTGCGCCTCGGCGGCTCCGACGAGGGCGGCGATCAGGCGGGCATCGAGGTGTGCCGCGAGCTGCGGGCCCGCATGCCGGAGCTGGTGTGTCTGATGCTGACCTCCTTCGACGACGACGAGGCGCTCTTCGACGCGATCATGGCGGGCGCGGCCGGCTATGTGCTCAAGCAGATCAAGGGCGCGGACCTGGTCACCGCGATCCGTACGGTCGCCTCGGGCACCTCGCTCCTCGACCCGCGCGCCACATCCCGGGTCATGTCGCGGATCCGGGCGCGCGAGCACCAGTCGGCGCCGCCCGAGCTGGCCAGGCTCTCGCCGCGCGAGCGGGAGGTGCTGGAGCTGATCGGGGAGGGGCTGACCAACCGGCAGATCGGCGAGCGGCTCTTCCTCGCGGAGAAGACCGTCAAGAACCGGATCTCCTCCATCCTCTCCAAGCTGGGCGTCGGCCGCCGGGTGCAGGCCGCCGTGATCGCCGAGCGCATCAAGGAGGCCGATGGCTGA
- a CDS encoding L-rhamnose mutarotase — MRRVAQVIRVRPERLAEYVELHRAVPGPVLARLRASGVANYSIHLLGDRLFSYFEYHGDDLEADLAAIAADPATQAWWELTDPCQEPVPEAAEGQWWAPMEQVFLME; from the coding sequence ATGCGGCGGGTGGCTCAGGTGATCCGGGTCCGTCCCGAACGGCTGGCGGAGTACGTCGAATTGCACCGGGCCGTGCCCGGCCCCGTGCTGGCGCGGCTGCGGGCGAGCGGGGTGGCCAACTACTCGATCCACCTGCTCGGCGACCGGCTCTTCAGCTATTTCGAGTACCACGGTGACGACCTGGAGGCCGACCTCGCCGCTATAGCGGCCGACCCGGCGACCCAGGCGTGGTGGGAGCTGACCGACCCCTGCCAGGAGCCGGTGCCCGAGGCCGCCGAGGGCCAGTGGTGGGCGCCCATGGAGCAGGTGTTCTTGATGGAATGA